One part of the Nitrospira defluvii genome encodes these proteins:
- a CDS encoding protein phosphatase CheZ, whose translation MAQPRVTPKAQEAVDEDEQTGKAPDAKLYEELGELARFIDTTMKTLSEFSAPVNASTEQLPQAQTHLLNLKTQTEQGTHRVMLEVEAIQDNHAQVNKMLKEITQALQQAKVVPALIQQMQALGQTLGQNDKRLLDIMTALSFQDLVAQSVNKLVTILDEVEHRLLQLVVVFGPYQKQAAKTDQSKASEMLKQLEATKNTSMDQDLADEILKQFGFN comes from the coding sequence ATGGCACAACCACGCGTGACGCCAAAAGCGCAAGAGGCGGTGGATGAGGACGAGCAGACGGGGAAGGCGCCTGATGCCAAGCTGTACGAGGAGTTGGGTGAATTAGCCCGTTTCATCGATACCACGATGAAAACGCTCTCCGAATTCAGCGCCCCGGTCAATGCATCCACGGAGCAGTTGCCGCAAGCGCAAACCCATCTCTTGAATCTCAAAACGCAGACCGAACAGGGAACGCATCGAGTGATGCTGGAAGTGGAGGCCATTCAGGATAACCACGCTCAGGTCAACAAGATGCTGAAGGAGATAACACAGGCACTCCAGCAAGCGAAGGTCGTCCCCGCGCTCATACAACAGATGCAGGCACTGGGACAGACACTCGGACAGAACGACAAGCGGCTGCTCGATATCATGACGGCCCTCTCGTTCCAAGATCTGGTGGCACAGAGCGTCAATAAACTCGTCACGATCCTGGATGAAGTCGAGCACAGACTGCTTCAACTCGTGGTGGTGTTTGGTCCCTATCAAAAGCAGGCAGCCAAGACCGATCAGAGCAAAGCCAGCGAAATGTTGAAACAGTTGGAAGCGACCAAGAATACCTCCATGGACCAGGATCTCGCCGACGAGATTCTCAAGCAATTCGGTTTTAACTGA
- a CDS encoding glycosyltransferase family 9 protein has protein sequence MTRQVLLINITRMGDLVQMGTLLQRLQHEWPGAAVDLVVDDRFAPVAKLLPHLRHVINYDFHRLVDDSRAQTTDVVTLYREMTRWAAPLVEAGYDRAVNLTFNRRSGLLTSYVGAKDIRGIAAPKQGDVTIHNPWMAYLTDVHTQRRFNQYNLVDIYALGGSGIGPFAPLSLTIPSDVAQWGREFLATQTQQDIPWMAVQVGASDPMKAWRPELFGRTLASLSRQAKIGYVFIGTEEERKAIRAAQSMYRQAGGTGPLCDAVGRTTLPQLAAILARCRALLTNDTGPMHLAVGVGTPVIDLSVGHVDFRETGPYGPGHWIVQPDFSCAPCGFDQVCFHHACKDRLDPDQIAGLCLHVVTGAAFTRSTTGVRIYRSCADEDGLGNVELVAGQEDPTVSWYGRFWRRYWFEEFTGRPSLIPAVTTPPPDLSEACSMLEHLIPLAATLVATAEELARLTARRPLPVRALQEAQAREGKARQQVVALSMQMPATASLAVALVRDTHNDEGSELAEMAHTRLATYRRWRSRLQIVASHLRSMRTPLSTAHSEARQALPMARSA, from the coding sequence ATGACCCGACAGGTCCTACTGATCAACATCACCCGGATGGGCGATCTCGTGCAAATGGGCACGTTGCTGCAGCGATTGCAACACGAGTGGCCAGGTGCCGCGGTGGATTTGGTCGTGGATGACCGCTTTGCTCCGGTCGCGAAGTTGTTGCCGCACCTCAGGCATGTCATCAACTATGACTTCCATCGGTTAGTGGACGACAGCCGGGCGCAAACCACGGACGTCGTCACCCTGTATCGAGAGATGACACGCTGGGCAGCCCCCTTGGTGGAGGCTGGATACGATCGGGCCGTGAATTTGACCTTCAACCGGCGAAGTGGGTTGCTGACCTCATATGTCGGTGCCAAAGATATCCGGGGGATCGCGGCGCCGAAACAGGGGGATGTGACCATTCACAATCCCTGGATGGCGTATTTGACGGATGTGCATACACAACGGCGATTCAATCAGTACAACCTGGTGGACATCTATGCGTTAGGGGGAAGCGGGATCGGCCCGTTTGCGCCCTTGTCGTTGACTATTCCTTCGGATGTTGCGCAATGGGGGAGAGAATTCCTCGCGACTCAGACCCAGCAAGACATCCCCTGGATGGCGGTGCAAGTCGGCGCGAGTGATCCCATGAAAGCCTGGCGGCCTGAACTCTTCGGCCGGACCCTGGCTTCGCTCAGCCGTCAGGCCAAGATCGGCTATGTGTTCATCGGCACCGAGGAGGAACGCAAGGCGATTCGGGCCGCTCAGTCCATGTATCGTCAGGCAGGCGGAACGGGTCCGCTCTGTGATGCAGTGGGACGCACCACGTTGCCGCAACTGGCTGCAATCTTAGCGCGCTGTCGCGCACTCCTGACCAACGACACGGGCCCCATGCACCTTGCCGTGGGCGTCGGCACACCGGTTATCGATCTCTCGGTCGGACATGTAGATTTTCGGGAGACCGGACCCTATGGACCGGGACACTGGATCGTGCAGCCGGATTTTTCCTGCGCTCCCTGCGGATTCGATCAGGTGTGTTTCCATCACGCATGCAAGGACCGGCTGGATCCCGATCAGATCGCCGGGCTCTGTCTGCATGTCGTTACCGGGGCGGCATTCACGCGCTCGACGACGGGCGTCAGGATCTACCGGTCTTGCGCGGATGAGGACGGGCTGGGCAACGTCGAGCTCGTGGCAGGGCAGGAAGATCCGACGGTCAGCTGGTATGGCCGGTTTTGGCGGCGCTATTGGTTCGAGGAGTTTACGGGTCGGCCCAGTCTCATCCCTGCTGTGACCACCCCGCCGCCGGACTTGTCTGAGGCCTGCAGCATGCTGGAGCATCTCATTCCTCTTGCCGCGACACTAGTCGCGACGGCAGAGGAGTTGGCTCGTCTGACAGCGCGGCGTCCATTGCCCGTTCGAGCCTTGCAAGAGGCTCAGGCGCGAGAGGGGAAGGCGCGGCAACAAGTCGTGGCCTTGAGCATGCAGATGCCGGCCACAGCTTCTCTGGCTGTGGCGCTGGTGCGGGATACTCACAACGATGAGGGGAGCGAGTTGGCCGAGATGGCGCACACACGTCTGGCCACGTATCGACGATGGCGATCTCGCTTGCAGATCGTCGCCTCGCATCTTCGCTCCATGCGCACCCCATTGAGCACCGCACATTCGGAAGCGCGGCAGGCGCTTCCCATGGCACGATCGGCATAG
- a CDS encoding CgeB family protein: protein MSTLHDNITQLAARNPDLAGAVTNAAGGVLTIEPARSGVPSARRAGRWIHSAYDPLREAQTWAEAHAPACRPGETVVVAGVGLLYHVEALRQALSSDIELAVLVPNVDELHDALTARPVGAWCAQVHWLSGTAADIAEQLSRSGRPLRCLSYMPAASADAEFHRIAEETLRRALARQSSGQLTIALVGPIYGGSLPIARYVKRALETLGHKVQWIDHSVHAASYEVMSSLKDGRNRQVMQGRMADLLSQWTLASLAESPPDLVLSLAQAPLTLPMLEHLRKKKFLTAMWFVENYRHLTYWQQMAPGYEHWFVIQKDACLEAFRQAGARHVSYLPMAADPDVHRPMSLSQDDRRLFGADLSFVGAGYANRRCLFPALLRHPWSFKLWGNEWEGAEDLRSVIQLNGARIDTATCMKVFNATTINLNLHSTTGEGLDPLADFVNPRTFELAACGAFQLVDHRSYLPECFTDREILSFRDFGDVPALVRKWLGDQAARQAMAHAARERVLAAHTYVHRMQDLLGQIGLSQPDRVGAILRGERQQEFLLTRCNDDQPLQALLKDCPSGQRIELKDVAACIRSKGPISALTREELMVLMLDEYRSETRDLA, encoded by the coding sequence ATGAGCACGTTACACGACAACATCACGCAACTCGCCGCTCGTAACCCGGACCTCGCCGGTGCCGTCACGAACGCGGCCGGTGGTGTGCTGACGATTGAACCGGCACGAAGCGGGGTTCCATCGGCGCGGCGCGCAGGACGATGGATTCACAGCGCCTACGATCCGCTGCGTGAGGCGCAGACCTGGGCGGAGGCCCATGCGCCTGCCTGTCGGCCAGGCGAGACCGTCGTCGTCGCGGGGGTGGGATTGCTGTATCACGTGGAAGCATTACGCCAAGCGCTTTCGTCGGACATCGAGCTTGCGGTGCTGGTCCCCAATGTCGACGAACTACACGATGCCCTCACGGCACGGCCGGTTGGAGCCTGGTGCGCACAGGTCCACTGGCTCTCTGGAACAGCAGCGGACATCGCCGAGCAGTTGAGCCGAAGCGGTCGTCCCCTGCGATGCCTGTCCTATATGCCGGCGGCGTCTGCGGACGCTGAATTTCATCGAATCGCTGAAGAGACGCTGCGTCGCGCCTTGGCCAGGCAGTCCAGCGGGCAGTTGACCATCGCGTTGGTCGGGCCGATTTACGGAGGCTCTCTCCCGATCGCGCGGTATGTCAAACGCGCGTTGGAAACGCTTGGACACAAGGTGCAGTGGATTGATCACAGTGTGCATGCCGCCAGTTACGAAGTCATGAGCTCGTTGAAAGATGGGCGGAATCGTCAAGTCATGCAGGGCCGCATGGCGGATCTCCTCAGCCAATGGACCCTGGCGTCACTCGCCGAATCACCACCGGACCTCGTCCTCTCGCTGGCACAGGCTCCGTTGACATTGCCGATGCTGGAGCATTTGCGGAAGAAAAAGTTTCTCACCGCGATGTGGTTCGTGGAGAACTACCGCCACCTGACCTATTGGCAACAGATGGCACCGGGTTATGAACACTGGTTCGTCATTCAGAAAGATGCCTGCCTGGAGGCCTTTCGGCAAGCGGGTGCACGACACGTCAGTTATCTGCCGATGGCCGCGGATCCGGATGTGCATCGCCCCATGTCCCTCTCACAAGACGACCGCCGACTGTTCGGGGCGGACCTGTCTTTCGTGGGGGCCGGCTATGCGAACCGGCGATGCCTCTTCCCAGCCTTACTGCGCCACCCCTGGTCGTTTAAGTTGTGGGGCAATGAGTGGGAAGGTGCGGAGGATCTGCGATCCGTGATCCAGTTGAACGGAGCCAGGATCGATACCGCGACCTGCATGAAGGTCTTTAATGCGACGACGATCAATCTCAACCTCCATTCGACGACCGGTGAAGGGCTCGATCCCCTGGCGGATTTCGTGAACCCCCGCACCTTTGAACTTGCGGCCTGCGGTGCGTTTCAGTTGGTCGACCATCGGTCATATTTGCCTGAGTGTTTCACTGATCGGGAAATTCTGTCATTCCGGGATTTCGGCGACGTCCCGGCGCTCGTGCGCAAGTGGCTGGGAGACCAGGCCGCTCGGCAGGCCATGGCGCATGCCGCGCGGGAGCGCGTGCTCGCCGCTCATACCTATGTGCATCGCATGCAGGACCTGCTGGGACAGATCGGCTTGTCGCAGCCTGATCGAGTCGGGGCCATCTTACGGGGCGAACGGCAGCAGGAGTTCCTGCTCACCCGTTGTAACGATGATCAGCCGCTGCAGGCCCTGCTCAAGGACTGTCCTTCCGGACAACGGATCGAATTAAAGGACGTCGCCGCCTGTATCCGTAGCAAAGGTCCGATCTCCGCCCTCACACGGGAGGAACTCATGGTCCTGATGCTGGATGAGTATCGAAGTGAGACACGTGATTTAGCATGA
- the cheY gene encoding chemotaxis response regulator CheY, giving the protein MPADPNMKILVVDDMSTMRRIVKNILKQLGFNNLEEAENGQDALTKLHADTYGFVVSDWNMPVMMGIDMLRAIRADEKLKKIPVLMVTAEAQKENLMEAVQAGVSNYVVKPFTAETMQDKINKIFK; this is encoded by the coding sequence ATGCCAGCTGATCCAAACATGAAGATTCTGGTCGTCGATGACATGTCCACGATGCGACGCATCGTGAAGAATATCTTGAAGCAACTCGGGTTCAACAACCTGGAAGAGGCCGAAAACGGCCAAGATGCGCTCACCAAGTTGCATGCCGATACCTACGGGTTCGTGGTCTCCGACTGGAATATGCCCGTCATGATGGGCATCGACATGCTCAGGGCCATTCGCGCCGACGAGAAGCTGAAAAAGATCCCGGTGTTGATGGTCACCGCCGAAGCGCAGAAGGAGAATCTCATGGAGGCCGTCCAGGCCGGCGTCAGCAACTACGTCGTCAAGCCGTTCACCGCAGAGACGATGCAAGACAAAATCAACAAGATCTTCAAGTAA
- a CDS encoding P-loop NTPase yields the protein MATIVSIGSGKGGVGKSIIAANLSMLMAKRGKRVVLADLDVGGADAHILFGMLNPPRTLTDFIDRRVARLDEVLQPISAHPFLQLLPGTGDTLATANLPYAKKRRLIRHFAQLQADVIVVDIGAGTSYHALDFFLMADHYVTVATPDPTSVLDLYRFIKLAAIRRVLSAFLSRDAVSEALSERDFSSIDEVIQAVGETDPNASEVASRTLQGFQPHLIVNRVSGKSRVNVLHLKKLLQEYVGGDLTTLGEIPDDPAVTRAVRSFLPVVECEPTAPASLALNQAADALLAAMARRVETPAEAVPEPQQAAHSPIPS from the coding sequence ATGGCAACAATTGTATCGATCGGGTCAGGAAAAGGCGGTGTCGGGAAAAGCATTATCGCCGCCAATTTATCCATGTTGATGGCGAAACGGGGGAAGCGAGTGGTCCTCGCTGATCTGGACGTGGGCGGCGCCGACGCACACATCCTGTTCGGCATGCTGAACCCGCCTCGTACGCTGACCGATTTTATCGACCGGCGTGTTGCGCGGTTGGACGAGGTGCTGCAACCGATCTCGGCGCACCCTTTTCTGCAGTTGTTGCCTGGTACCGGCGATACGCTCGCTACGGCCAACCTGCCCTACGCCAAGAAAAGGCGGCTGATTCGCCACTTCGCTCAGTTACAGGCTGATGTGATCGTGGTCGACATCGGTGCCGGCACCAGCTACCATGCGCTCGATTTTTTTCTCATGGCCGACCATTACGTGACGGTTGCGACTCCCGACCCCACCTCAGTTCTTGACCTCTACCGCTTCATCAAGCTCGCCGCAATTCGTCGTGTGCTGTCGGCGTTTCTGTCTCGCGATGCCGTCAGCGAGGCCCTCTCCGAACGGGATTTTTCAAGCATTGATGAAGTGATTCAGGCAGTCGGCGAGACGGATCCCAATGCCAGTGAGGTGGCCAGCCGCACCCTGCAAGGATTCCAACCGCACTTGATCGTCAATCGGGTGTCAGGCAAGTCTCGCGTGAACGTGTTGCACTTGAAGAAATTGCTGCAGGAATATGTCGGGGGCGACCTGACGACGCTGGGGGAAATTCCGGATGATCCGGCCGTCACGCGCGCGGTCAGGAGCTTTCTGCCGGTCGTCGAATGTGAGCCGACGGCACCGGCGTCACTTGCCCTCAATCAAGCGGCCGACGCGTTGCTCGCTGCGATGGCACGCCGCGTCGAGACACCCGCAGAGGCTGTCCCCGAACCTCAACAGGCCGCGCACAGTCCCATTCCTTCCTGA
- a CDS encoding helix-turn-helix domain-containing protein, with protein sequence MNDAIATTTSVSLDSVSPSEGEILTVSEVARFLRVPKSTVYKLARLGELPASKIGKHWRFVRRDIHEWMHGRTQHN encoded by the coding sequence ATGAACGATGCTATTGCGACAACAACCAGCGTAAGCCTCGACAGTGTATCGCCTTCGGAAGGGGAGATTCTCACCGTCTCTGAGGTGGCGCGTTTCCTACGCGTGCCGAAATCTACGGTGTATAAGCTCGCTCGCCTCGGTGAATTGCCTGCGTCCAAGATCGGAAAGCATTGGCGATTTGTTCGGCGCGATATTCACGAATGGATGCACGGCCGGACGCAGCACAACTGA
- a CDS encoding flagellin, whose protein sequence is MALVVNTNVASLAAQRNLSVNQAQLGRSVERLSSGLRITRAADDAAGLGVSETLRAQIRSINQANRNAGDGISLTQVADGAAATIGSLLSRMRELATQSASGTLGTTERSYLDQEFVALRSEIDRISTTTEYNGQPLLSGSSNTFEVFIGFKSGSGNSLNVVLDDLDVAATGLTGASVSTAAAAQSMLAKIDSAISAVATARANYGSIQSRFEVAIQNLTVTAENFTAAESRIRDADIAQETSVFTKNQILTQSGIAILAQANSLPQQALALLRG, encoded by the coding sequence ATGGCATTAGTAGTCAATACCAACGTTGCGTCACTGGCAGCCCAGCGGAACCTTTCGGTCAACCAAGCTCAATTGGGTCGTTCGGTCGAACGGTTATCGTCGGGTTTGCGTATCACCCGTGCAGCGGACGACGCGGCCGGATTGGGCGTGTCTGAAACGTTGCGGGCGCAAATTCGTAGTATCAATCAGGCCAATCGGAACGCCGGAGACGGTATCAGTTTGACACAGGTTGCTGACGGCGCGGCAGCGACGATCGGCAGCCTGTTGTCTCGTATGCGTGAATTGGCGACTCAGTCAGCCAGCGGAACGTTGGGAACGACCGAGCGCTCGTACCTGGACCAGGAATTTGTGGCGTTGCGATCGGAAATCGACCGGATTTCGACGACCACGGAATATAACGGTCAGCCGCTTCTGAGCGGGAGCAGCAACACGTTTGAAGTCTTTATCGGCTTCAAGAGTGGATCCGGCAATTCGCTGAATGTGGTGTTGGATGACCTCGACGTGGCGGCGACCGGGTTGACCGGCGCAAGCGTATCGACGGCGGCAGCTGCGCAGTCGATGCTGGCCAAGATCGACAGCGCGATCAGCGCTGTGGCTACCGCCCGCGCGAATTACGGGTCGATTCAGAGCCGGTTCGAAGTCGCGATCCAGAATCTGACGGTCACGGCTGAGAATTTCACGGCGGCAGAATCCCGAATCCGGGATGCGGACATTGCCCAAGAGACATCTGTGTTCACGAAGAACCAGATCCTCACTCAATCCGGCATCGCGATTTTGGCACAAGCCAATTCGCTGCCACAGCAAGCGTTGGCGCTGCTGCGAGGATAA
- a CDS encoding flagellar protein FlaG — protein sequence MLPEVSNYKDLSAAAIHASQNGPQPSAEKKAEVRTPEPEPEPAKAEGKAKDLEQALSRVREVFQKADSRLEFTVDPDLDRVVVKVMDGDSGTVIRQIPQQEVIDLAKRLETPTGLLLHHKV from the coding sequence ATGCTCCCAGAGGTTTCGAACTATAAAGACCTCTCCGCCGCCGCCATCCATGCGAGTCAGAATGGGCCGCAGCCTTCTGCAGAAAAGAAGGCTGAGGTACGCACGCCTGAACCTGAACCGGAGCCTGCGAAGGCCGAGGGGAAGGCGAAAGACCTGGAACAGGCCCTGTCACGGGTCCGTGAGGTGTTCCAAAAGGCGGATTCCAGATTGGAGTTTACGGTTGATCCAGATCTGGATCGGGTGGTGGTCAAGGTCATGGACGGGGATTCCGGTACCGTTATCCGCCAGATTCCGCAACAGGAAGTGATTGATCTGGCTAAGAGGCTGGAGACGCCCACCGGGCTTCTTTTGCACCACAAGGTGTAG
- the fliS gene encoding flagellar export chaperone FliS yields MIAAAANAYQQTQVLTANRVQLIVLLYDSAIHSMELAREAILTNNYKDKARFLDRSMAIVGELSSVLDFERGGEIAISLHRLYDYMVQQCIQANLRHNGKHLDGPIRCLTTLREGWQVVARQESVTHVGG; encoded by the coding sequence ATGATCGCTGCCGCTGCAAATGCCTACCAACAGACGCAAGTCTTGACCGCCAACCGGGTGCAACTGATCGTGTTGCTTTACGACTCTGCCATCCACTCCATGGAACTCGCCCGGGAGGCGATTCTCACGAACAACTACAAGGATAAGGCCAGGTTTCTCGACCGCAGCATGGCGATTGTCGGGGAATTGTCCAGCGTCCTTGATTTCGAGCGAGGCGGGGAGATCGCCATCTCATTGCACCGCTTGTACGACTATATGGTGCAGCAATGCATCCAGGCGAATCTGCGACACAACGGCAAACACCTGGATGGGCCTATTCGATGCCTGACCACGTTGCGGGAAGGTTGGCAGGTCGTAGCTCGGCAGGAATCGGTGACTCATGTCGGTGGCTAG
- the fliD gene encoding flagellar filament capping protein FliD, which produces MAISFGGLGNGVDFGQVVTELAKVQRLPIDALTAKKKDLQTKLTDYGTLGNKLLALQSAANALRLSSSFDRTTTTVSDDTVLTAQAGAGAATGSYSIQVSQLAKANQITNKAAKAVAGTTSAIVSGGTGTFTFRVGSGSNQTVTLADGATLDDLRFAINDLGAGVTASVINTGTTASPAYRLTLTATASGAANTVSVLTDTTSLDFTNTSGTGGSDTLQAGQNAIVVIGDPSETTISIERESNVISDAIPDVTLTLKSKTVTTPTPEPVTVNITTDPNSVKTNIKALATAYNDVVKFVNERTTYDITTKTGGIFFNEATAKSVLSQLRTAISGEVPELSTYKTLGAVGFKTERDGTITIDDAKLDTALASNYSATKALFITQTTSSGVADRMVKAVDFLDSVDTGSFTIRKNSITSQISRLTAEIGRKEDLAAQYEERLRIQFASLDGLLQKLQGQSTALQALQ; this is translated from the coding sequence ATGGCGATCAGTTTCGGCGGGTTAGGCAATGGCGTGGACTTTGGCCAGGTTGTCACTGAGCTGGCTAAAGTCCAACGCTTGCCCATCGACGCCCTCACGGCGAAGAAGAAAGACCTGCAGACCAAACTGACGGATTACGGGACTCTCGGCAACAAGCTCCTCGCGCTGCAAAGTGCAGCCAACGCGCTCCGGCTTTCAAGTAGTTTTGACCGCACCACGACCACAGTCAGCGATGACACGGTGTTGACGGCGCAAGCCGGCGCGGGCGCGGCGACCGGTAGCTACAGCATTCAAGTGTCACAGTTGGCAAAAGCCAATCAAATTACCAACAAAGCCGCCAAGGCCGTGGCCGGCACCACCAGCGCCATTGTATCCGGCGGCACGGGAACATTTACATTTAGGGTCGGCAGCGGGAGTAATCAGACCGTCACCCTCGCCGATGGCGCCACCCTCGATGACCTGCGTTTCGCTATCAACGATCTCGGAGCCGGCGTGACCGCCTCCGTCATCAATACAGGAACGACCGCAAGCCCGGCCTATCGTTTGACATTGACGGCTACTGCGTCCGGCGCAGCCAATACGGTTTCGGTCCTCACGGATACCACCAGCCTGGATTTCACCAACACCAGCGGCACCGGCGGCAGCGATACGCTACAGGCGGGACAGAATGCCATCGTGGTGATCGGAGACCCGAGCGAGACGACGATTTCCATCGAGCGTGAGTCCAACGTCATCAGCGACGCGATTCCGGATGTAACCCTCACCTTGAAATCCAAGACCGTCACGACGCCGACGCCCGAGCCGGTCACGGTCAACATCACTACCGACCCCAACAGCGTGAAGACCAATATCAAGGCGTTAGCGACCGCCTACAACGACGTGGTGAAGTTCGTCAATGAGCGCACGACCTATGACATCACCACCAAGACCGGCGGTATATTTTTTAATGAAGCGACCGCCAAAAGCGTGTTGAGCCAGCTGCGTACCGCCATCTCAGGTGAGGTGCCTGAACTGTCCACCTATAAGACCCTAGGCGCAGTCGGGTTTAAGACGGAGCGCGACGGGACCATCACGATCGATGATGCAAAGCTGGATACCGCCCTCGCAAGCAACTACTCTGCGACCAAAGCCCTGTTCATCACACAAACGACGTCGAGTGGAGTGGCCGATCGTATGGTCAAGGCCGTCGATTTCTTGGACAGTGTCGACACTGGATCGTTTACTATTCGAAAAAACTCCATCACCAGCCAGATCAGCAGGTTGACTGCGGAGATCGGCCGGAAAGAAGATCTTGCTGCACAGTACGAGGAGCGGCTTCGCATTCAATTCGCATCGTTGGACGGGCTCCTACAGAAGCTCCAAGGACAATCTACTGCGCTTCAGGCGCTGCAATAA
- a CDS encoding CheR family methyltransferase: MADSNAVRKTEAPVPKLVPDTFKQLRDLIYEKTGIYFQDNKTYLLESRLLPRLKACRCQTFESYLNFLRFDAYRDREVTELYTVITTNETYFFRDEAQLESFMKVMIPEVMKTNAGTKQIRIWSAACSTGDEPYTLALLLKDYPPLSGWTIDILATDISENVLNVARSATYGSHSLRKVPPAMLARYFTGKREEQTLVTQVKDMVRFMNVNLYDRPRLKLIRGIDIIFCRNCLIYFDEKAKAQIVSDLRDALRPNGYLMIGFSETLHDTTGLFKTIHAGRSVIHEKQ, encoded by the coding sequence ATGGCTGACAGCAATGCAGTGAGAAAAACAGAGGCGCCTGTCCCGAAGCTTGTTCCTGACACCTTCAAACAACTGAGGGATCTCATCTACGAAAAGACGGGCATCTATTTTCAGGACAATAAGACGTATCTGCTCGAGAGCCGGCTGTTGCCGCGCCTGAAAGCCTGTCGCTGTCAGACCTTCGAAAGCTATCTGAACTTTCTGCGATTCGATGCCTACCGCGACCGTGAGGTCACGGAACTCTATACGGTCATCACGACTAATGAAACCTATTTCTTTCGCGACGAAGCTCAATTGGAAAGTTTCATGAAGGTCATGATCCCGGAAGTGATGAAGACCAACGCAGGCACGAAACAAATTCGTATTTGGAGCGCCGCCTGTTCCACCGGAGATGAGCCCTATACGTTGGCCCTGCTCCTCAAAGATTACCCGCCGCTGTCCGGATGGACGATCGACATCCTGGCGACGGACATCAGCGAGAACGTCTTGAACGTGGCGCGAAGCGCCACCTATGGTTCCCATTCACTCCGCAAGGTTCCTCCGGCCATGCTGGCGCGGTATTTCACCGGCAAGAGGGAGGAGCAAACACTCGTGACGCAAGTGAAGGACATGGTGCGGTTCATGAACGTGAACCTCTACGATCGTCCACGGCTCAAGCTCATCCGCGGCATCGATATCATCTTCTGCCGCAACTGCCTCATCTATTTCGACGAGAAAGCCAAGGCCCAGATCGTGTCGGACCTCCGGGACGCCTTGCGCCCGAACGGGTACTTGATGATCGGATTTTCGGAAACCCTGCACGACACCACCGGCCTCTTCAAAACCATTCACGCAGGCCGTTCAGTGATTCACGAGAAACAGTAA
- a CDS encoding PilZ domain-containing protein: MTPSPEPTMPNIQSMLNNEERREWLRIEDRLLLEYRRIDETADAMNAYLPPVTEDTIATAVSKPTVDLLVRGGETFAGSPLLPWVSKIDWMLETILKSLVKSHPGSVAIARLSEVDISAGGLGFTTPRRFEADDVLVIKCILPPFSMIETSARIIRVTSLNTDPAQFHVATQFIELGADEQELIIRHILQVQAERLRARKAAH; this comes from the coding sequence ATGACTCCCTCACCGGAACCGACTATGCCGAACATTCAGTCCATGCTGAACAATGAGGAACGCCGGGAATGGTTGCGCATCGAAGATCGTCTGTTGCTCGAGTACCGGCGCATTGATGAGACGGCGGACGCGATGAACGCGTATCTGCCGCCTGTCACCGAAGATACGATCGCCACCGCGGTGTCAAAGCCGACGGTCGACTTGCTGGTACGGGGAGGGGAAACGTTTGCCGGGTCTCCGCTTCTCCCGTGGGTGTCCAAGATCGATTGGATGTTGGAGACTATTCTGAAATCACTGGTGAAGAGTCATCCGGGGAGTGTGGCGATCGCCAGACTGAGCGAGGTCGACATCAGCGCCGGCGGTTTGGGATTTACTACGCCGCGGCGGTTCGAAGCGGACGATGTGCTGGTCATCAAATGCATTCTCCCGCCGTTCAGCATGATCGAAACGAGTGCGCGTATCATCCGAGTCACTTCCCTCAACACAGACCCCGCCCAATTCCACGTTGCCACCCAGTTCATCGAATTAGGGGCAGACGAGCAGGAACTCATCATCCGACACATTCTTCAAGTTCAGGCAGAACGACTGCGGGCGAGGAAAGCCGCGCACTGA